A genome region from Natronobeatus ordinarius includes the following:
- a CDS encoding class I SAM-dependent methyltransferase — protein sequence MTAERNRCGPSTRDRGGRRLVRAVTPRYYFGIYHWRRRGRRLLVALAVAASGAVGWRLGTSRWDRTVAVVAIGLGLARVGSTLRTLLSPPPWALERYKYVALADELTIEDGTRLLDVGCGTGRSLVGFADQLPASAAVVCLDVFDDRVILGNAPALARRNARRAGLEAMPVRGDASRLPIADDSQDVVTACRVLHDLPATAIEPALEEFARVLAPDGVLGVLELPLTPAGIDADPETYWLERIEEADFRLETVQRLPRRKSDEAYLLVTASPA from the coding sequence GTGACCGCCGAACGCAACCGGTGTGGACCGTCCACGCGGGATCGAGGCGGTCGTCGCCTCGTTCGGGCCGTCACCCCGCGGTACTACTTCGGGATCTACCACTGGCGGCGACGTGGGCGGCGACTGCTCGTTGCACTGGCAGTCGCGGCGAGCGGCGCGGTCGGCTGGCGACTGGGCACCAGCCGGTGGGACCGAACGGTCGCCGTCGTCGCAATCGGGCTCGGCCTCGCTCGAGTCGGTTCGACGCTCCGGACGCTGCTCTCGCCGCCGCCGTGGGCACTCGAACGGTACAAGTACGTCGCCCTCGCCGACGAACTCACCATCGAGGACGGCACCCGTTTGCTCGACGTGGGCTGCGGAACGGGACGCTCGCTCGTCGGGTTCGCTGACCAGCTTCCGGCGTCGGCCGCCGTCGTCTGCCTGGACGTCTTCGACGACCGGGTGATCCTCGGCAACGCGCCCGCCCTCGCGCGACGGAACGCCCGCCGGGCCGGCCTCGAGGCGATGCCCGTCCGGGGCGACGCGAGCCGGCTCCCCATCGCCGACGACTCCCAAGACGTCGTCACGGCCTGCCGAGTGCTTCACGACCTCCCCGCGACGGCGATCGAGCCGGCACTCGAGGAATTCGCCCGCGTCCTCGCCCCCGACGGGGTTCTCGGCGTACTCGAGTTGCCGCTCACGCCAGCAGGTATCGACGCGGATCCCGAGACGTACTGGCTCGAGCGCATCGAGGAGGCGGACTTTCGACTCGAGACGGTTCAAAGGCTCCCACGACGAAAATCGGACGAAGCGTACCTGCTCGTAACGGCGTCGCCGGCATAA
- a CDS encoding pyrroloquinoline quinone-dependent dehydrogenase yields the protein MGIEEDRAVQAAQDTIVRETDQGYRVLGSPEESITHQHDVDRIPRFDVTEEMLLESGENPEAWLTYGGNYEQHRCTTADVITPDNVADLELEYVMHVGAGSSMEGTPLIVPGDPPVMYQSNGPNHVKAIDAREGEVLWSYTYAVPSDVVLCCDDNNRGVAVLDDKVFMTTLDSGVVALDRYTGEEVWYTSTADHEAGYSATWAPVVYDGKVFTGSAGGEYGVRGFHTALDAETGEEVWHVWTSPEEEWVGDSIEQSCATNWMNATIDTEKNRLYLPIGNPGPDFDGSVRPGPNRNSASTLALDMETGEHLWCHQEVAHDVWDYDSAAPRILIRDMEIDHRDLTTDVVVSAGKTAWVYTMDTDTGELLERSEPGVQQLNMYKMIPHIDEGRRMPFMPGAMGGNDWQPPCYNPELGLAYFKMNNSPQEAWWRFEEYEEGKKYWGGILEDETEAVPEDYNDHISAIVAIDPETGKRVWRDWIDSDAYIWGGTMTTETGVVFTGTQNGEFIAYDGETGERLWEYDVGEVSIAGSPMSWYDPETEKQHVAIQIGGSGWLRRGTGGRDTRLAVFSMEA from the coding sequence ATGGGAATCGAAGAAGACAGGGCCGTTCAGGCCGCACAGGACACGATCGTACGAGAAACTGACCAGGGCTATCGGGTGCTCGGCTCTCCGGAGGAGTCGATCACCCACCAGCACGACGTCGACCGAATTCCGAGATTCGACGTCACCGAGGAGATGCTCCTCGAGTCCGGCGAGAATCCGGAGGCGTGGCTGACCTACGGCGGCAACTACGAACAGCACCGCTGTACGACCGCCGACGTCATCACGCCCGACAACGTCGCCGACCTCGAACTCGAGTACGTGATGCACGTCGGCGCGGGCTCGAGCATGGAGGGAACGCCGCTGATCGTCCCCGGCGACCCGCCGGTGATGTACCAGTCGAACGGGCCGAACCACGTGAAGGCCATCGACGCCCGGGAGGGTGAGGTGCTCTGGAGTTACACCTACGCCGTCCCCTCGGACGTCGTCCTCTGCTGTGACGACAACAACCGCGGCGTCGCCGTCCTCGACGACAAGGTGTTCATGACGACGCTCGACTCGGGCGTCGTCGCGCTCGACCGCTACACCGGCGAGGAGGTGTGGTACACGAGCACGGCCGACCACGAGGCCGGCTACTCCGCGACGTGGGCACCCGTCGTCTACGACGGCAAGGTGTTCACCGGCAGCGCCGGCGGTGAGTACGGCGTCCGCGGCTTCCACACGGCCCTCGACGCCGAGACCGGCGAGGAGGTCTGGCACGTCTGGACCTCCCCCGAGGAGGAGTGGGTCGGCGACAGCATCGAGCAGTCGTGTGCGACCAACTGGATGAACGCGACGATCGACACCGAAAAGAACCGCCTCTACCTGCCGATCGGCAACCCCGGACCGGACTTCGACGGCTCCGTCCGGCCGGGGCCGAACCGCAACAGCGCGAGCACGCTCGCGCTCGATATGGAGACCGGCGAGCACCTCTGGTGTCACCAGGAGGTCGCCCACGACGTCTGGGATTACGACTCCGCCGCGCCGCGGATCCTCATTCGCGACATGGAGATCGACCACCGAGACCTGACCACCGACGTGGTCGTCTCCGCGGGCAAGACGGCGTGGGTCTACACGATGGACACCGACACGGGCGAGTTACTCGAGCGCAGCGAGCCCGGCGTCCAGCAGCTAAACATGTACAAGATGATCCCACACATCGACGAAGGTCGGCGCATGCCCTTCATGCCCGGCGCGATGGGCGGGAACGACTGGCAGCCGCCGTGTTACAACCCCGAACTCGGCCTCGCGTACTTCAAGATGAACAACTCGCCCCAGGAGGCCTGGTGGCGCTTCGAGGAGTACGAGGAGGGCAAGAAGTACTGGGGCGGCATCTTAGAGGACGAGACCGAGGCAGTCCCGGAGGACTACAACGACCACATCAGCGCCATCGTCGCGATCGACCCCGAGACGGGCAAGCGCGTCTGGCGCGACTGGATCGACAGCGACGCCTACATCTGGGGCGGCACGATGACGACCGAGACCGGCGTCGTCTTCACCGGCACCCAGAACGGCGAGTTCATCGCCTACGACGGCGAGACCGGCGAGCGCCTCTGGGAGTACGACGTCGGCGAGGTGTCGATCGCCGGCAGCCCGATGAGCTGGTACGATCCCGAGACCGAAAAGCAGCACGTCGCCATCCAGATCGGCGGCAGCGGCTGGCTCCGTCGGGGAACCGGCGGCCGCGACACGCGGCTCGCGGTCTTCTCGATGGAAGCCTGA
- a CDS encoding CDC48 family AAA ATPase: protein MNLSVAVARRQTAEGVVVLGAETMADLGLESGDHVSVGADGRRAVATVATGDVDDGGVRLTARLRRSLAVAVGDRVAVDPVAVADAEGVTIALPEELTLEADVGLHVRDALVDRAAVEGQVLTVTLGYDSLPDPSRRRVPIQVTETDPSGPVVVREWTAITVDDEPAPELESWHRSSHSRSAVTYDDVGGLEAELEAVRELVEVPLSNPALFDDLGIEPPTGVLLYGPPGTGKTLMARAVATEVDAHLETISGPEVVSKYYGESEERLREVFERAETNAPAIVFVDEVDSIAPSREATAGDAESRMVAQLLSLLDGLERRAGVAVVGTTNREHVLDPALRRPGRFDREVEVGVPDRDGREEILEIHTRDVPLADDVDLARYADRTHGFVGADLEGLVRESAMEALRRVRTDGDRPADGLEITERDFGRALTGIEPSALREVFVEVPDVSWDDVGGLENVENRLRQTVQWPLEHPEAYERVDLTPAKGLLLYGPPGTGKTLLAKAVANESQSNFISIKGPELLEKYVGESERGVREIFSKARENAPAIVFFDEIDALAGERGRTSADAGVGERVVSQLLTELDGLESLENVVVIATTNRPDLLDDALLRPGRFDRHLHVPVPDEDARTAILEVHTAAKPLADDVDLERLARRTEGYVGADLESICREAATMAVEEYVDGDRTLEDLALTADHFERALAGLEPTTAGDARFELDGAE from the coding sequence ATGAATCTATCGGTGGCGGTGGCGCGACGACAGACGGCCGAGGGAGTAGTCGTGCTCGGTGCGGAGACGATGGCCGACCTCGGACTCGAGTCGGGTGACCACGTCAGCGTGGGAGCCGACGGACGGCGAGCGGTCGCGACCGTGGCTACCGGTGACGTCGACGACGGTGGCGTTCGGCTAACGGCTCGCCTCCGGCGTTCGCTGGCCGTGGCCGTCGGTGATCGGGTGGCCGTCGATCCCGTCGCCGTCGCCGACGCCGAGGGAGTTACGATCGCGCTGCCCGAGGAACTGACGCTCGAGGCGGACGTCGGCTTGCACGTCCGGGACGCCCTCGTCGACCGAGCGGCCGTCGAGGGGCAGGTGCTCACGGTCACCCTCGGCTACGACTCACTCCCCGACCCCTCCCGTCGCCGCGTGCCGATCCAGGTGACGGAGACCGATCCGTCCGGCCCCGTCGTCGTGCGCGAGTGGACCGCGATCACGGTCGACGATGAGCCCGCCCCAGAGCTCGAGTCGTGGCACCGCTCGAGTCACTCCCGCTCTGCGGTCACCTACGACGACGTCGGCGGCCTCGAGGCGGAACTCGAGGCGGTGCGCGAACTGGTCGAGGTGCCGCTTTCCAATCCGGCGTTGTTCGACGACCTCGGCATCGAGCCACCCACCGGCGTCCTGCTCTACGGGCCGCCGGGAACCGGCAAGACCCTCATGGCGCGGGCGGTGGCGACCGAGGTCGACGCCCACCTCGAGACGATTTCGGGTCCCGAGGTCGTTTCGAAGTACTACGGCGAGTCCGAAGAACGCCTCCGCGAAGTCTTCGAGCGCGCTGAGACGAACGCGCCGGCGATCGTCTTCGTCGACGAGGTCGACTCCATCGCCCCGTCGCGCGAGGCGACGGCCGGGGACGCCGAGTCCCGGATGGTCGCCCAGCTCCTCTCGCTGCTCGACGGCCTCGAGCGCCGGGCGGGGGTCGCCGTCGTCGGCACAACCAACCGCGAGCACGTCCTCGACCCCGCGTTGCGCCGCCCCGGCCGGTTCGATCGCGAGGTCGAGGTCGGCGTTCCCGACCGCGACGGCCGCGAGGAGATCCTGGAGATTCACACCCGTGACGTCCCGCTGGCCGACGACGTCGACCTCGCCCGCTACGCCGACCGCACTCACGGCTTCGTCGGCGCCGACCTCGAGGGACTCGTCCGCGAGAGCGCGATGGAGGCTCTGCGGCGGGTTCGAACCGACGGCGACCGGCCGGCCGACGGACTCGAGATAACCGAGCGCGATTTCGGGCGCGCGCTGACGGGCATCGAACCCTCGGCGCTCCGTGAAGTGTTCGTCGAGGTGCCCGACGTCTCCTGGGACGACGTCGGCGGCCTCGAGAACGTCGAGAACCGCCTCCGACAGACCGTCCAGTGGCCCCTCGAGCACCCCGAGGCCTACGAACGTGTCGACCTCACCCCGGCGAAGGGGCTGTTGCTCTACGGCCCACCGGGAACGGGCAAGACCTTGCTGGCGAAGGCGGTCGCCAACGAGTCACAGTCGAACTTCATCTCGATCAAGGGACCCGAACTCCTCGAGAAGTACGTCGGCGAATCCGAACGCGGCGTCCGGGAGATCTTCTCGAAGGCCCGCGAGAACGCCCCGGCGATCGTCTTCTTCGACGAGATCGACGCCCTCGCTGGCGAGCGCGGTCGGACGAGCGCCGATGCGGGCGTCGGCGAACGCGTCGTCTCCCAGCTGTTGACCGAACTCGACGGCCTGGAGTCGCTCGAGAACGTGGTCGTGATCGCCACCACCAACCGGCCCGACCTCCTCGACGACGCGTTACTTCGGCCCGGCCGGTTCGATCGCCACCTCCACGTGCCCGTCCCCGACGAGGACGCCCGGACGGCGATCCTCGAGGTCCACACCGCCGCAAAGCCGCTGGCCGACGACGTCGACCTCGAGCGACTCGCCCGGCGGACCGAGGGCTACGTCGGTGCGGATCTCGAGTCGATCTGTCGCGAGGCGGCGACGATGGCCGTCGAGGAGTACGTCGACGGCGACCGGACGCTCGAGGACCTCGCCCTCACGGCCGACCACTTCGAGCGGGCGCTCGCGGGACTCGAGCCAACGACGGCGGGCGACGCGCGGTTCGAACTGGACGGAGCGGAGTAG
- the pyrF gene encoding orotidine-5'-phosphate decarboxylase: MNFFDRLHDRIVAVDSVVSVGLDPDPARIPDHLADHDLPRFAFNRRIIDATHDHAAVFKPNAAFYEDPDGWRALEETVAYAHGKDVPVLLDAKRADIGNTTRQYAKILEKVDAITVNPYMGRDSLQPFLADAESGVFILCRTSNPGGADLQDLELETGEPLYRRVAALADLWNENDNVGLVVGATTPEELEAVREEVPDLPFLVPGVGSQGGDAEAAVEFGLANGVGLVNSSRGIIFAGDGEQFAAAAGQAAKRLKTRLNRHR, encoded by the coding sequence ATGAACTTCTTCGACCGGCTCCACGACCGCATCGTCGCGGTCGACAGCGTCGTCAGCGTCGGCCTCGACCCCGACCCCGCGCGCATTCCCGACCACCTCGCAGACCACGACCTTCCGCGCTTCGCGTTCAACCGCCGGATCATCGACGCCACCCACGACCACGCCGCCGTCTTCAAGCCGAACGCCGCCTTCTACGAGGACCCCGACGGTTGGCGCGCACTCGAGGAGACCGTCGCCTACGCCCACGGCAAGGACGTCCCCGTTCTGCTCGACGCCAAGCGCGCCGACATCGGCAACACGACCCGCCAGTACGCGAAGATCCTCGAGAAAGTCGACGCGATCACGGTCAACCCCTACATGGGTCGGGACTCGCTGCAGCCGTTTCTCGCCGACGCGGAGTCGGGCGTGTTTATCCTCTGTCGGACCTCGAACCCCGGCGGGGCCGACCTGCAGGACCTCGAACTCGAGACGGGCGAACCCCTCTACAGACGCGTCGCGGCACTCGCCGACCTGTGGAACGAAAACGACAACGTCGGCCTCGTCGTCGGCGCGACCACGCCCGAGGAACTCGAGGCGGTTCGCGAGGAGGTTCCCGACCTCCCCTTCCTCGTCCCCGGCGTCGGCTCCCAGGGCGGCGACGCCGAGGCCGCCGTCGAGTTCGGCCTCGCCAACGGCGTCGGCCTCGTGAACTCCTCGCGCGGGATCATCTTCGCCGGAGACGGTGAGCAGTTCGCAGCGGCAGCCGGACAGGCCGCAAAGCGGCTGAAGACGCGGCTGAACCGCCACCGGTGA
- the trkA gene encoding Trk system potassium transporter TrkA: protein MYVIVVGAGEVGRSIATNLEDSHEVVIVDRDGDLVEELTYTLDVLAIEGDGTELETLREAGLGRADLVIASTDDDEVNAVVCGTVETESEAFTIARVRRRTLLETWQGSQGAFGVDFMVCTDLLTAQTIFRISGLPGATDVNMFAGGLVRMAEFEIDPDSAVAGRTVSEADCYDSMTFAAVFRDDEMFVAQGDTEICPSDRVVVIGSPDSVATFADEVSADDHDGTEEIVIVGGSEIGYQTARLFEEHGFRPRLIEQDRDRARELAEALPNTLVMESDATDVDFLAREHVDEADVVIAALESDEKNLLVSLLSRRLGVDRTVAVIENLEFADLFETVGVDVAINPREETAEEIVRFTRADYTEKIAMLEHDRAEVIEIEVGPNSVLAGREIVDAMADLPDGVVIGAISRGGDLVTPRGTTTIRSGDHLVVFVDSAVLEEVFELI from the coding sequence ATGTACGTAATCGTCGTCGGCGCCGGCGAAGTCGGGCGATCGATCGCGACCAACCTCGAGGACTCTCACGAGGTCGTCATCGTCGACCGCGACGGCGACCTCGTCGAGGAGCTGACCTACACGCTCGACGTGCTCGCGATCGAGGGCGACGGAACCGAACTCGAGACGCTCCGGGAGGCGGGGCTCGGCCGGGCCGACCTGGTGATCGCCAGCACCGACGACGACGAGGTCAACGCCGTCGTCTGCGGGACGGTCGAGACCGAGAGCGAGGCGTTCACGATCGCCCGGGTCAGGCGACGCACGTTGCTCGAGACCTGGCAGGGCTCCCAGGGCGCCTTCGGTGTGGACTTTATGGTCTGTACGGACCTGCTGACCGCCCAGACGATCTTTCGGATCTCGGGGCTGCCCGGCGCGACCGACGTCAACATGTTCGCCGGCGGGCTCGTCCGGATGGCGGAGTTCGAGATCGATCCCGACAGCGCCGTCGCCGGTCGCACCGTCAGCGAGGCCGACTGCTACGACTCGATGACGTTCGCGGCGGTCTTTCGGGACGACGAGATGTTCGTCGCCCAGGGTGATACCGAGATCTGTCCGTCCGATCGGGTGGTCGTCATCGGCAGCCCGGACTCCGTCGCGACGTTCGCCGACGAAGTCAGCGCCGACGACCACGACGGCACCGAGGAGATCGTCATCGTCGGCGGCAGCGAGATCGGCTACCAGACCGCCCGACTCTTCGAAGAACACGGCTTTCGACCACGGCTGATCGAACAAGACCGCGACCGTGCCCGCGAGCTGGCCGAGGCGCTGCCGAACACGCTGGTGATGGAGAGCGACGCCACCGACGTCGACTTCCTCGCCCGCGAACACGTCGACGAGGCCGACGTCGTGATCGCCGCCCTCGAGAGCGACGAGAAAAATCTGTTAGTCTCGCTGCTCTCGCGACGCCTCGGCGTCGACCGGACCGTCGCCGTGATCGAGAACCTCGAGTTCGCCGACCTCTTCGAGACCGTCGGCGTCGACGTCGCGATCAACCCGCGCGAGGAGACCGCCGAGGAGATCGTCCGCTTTACCCGGGCCGACTACACCGAGAAGATCGCGATGCTCGAGCACGACCGTGCCGAGGTCATCGAGATCGAAGTCGGGCCGAACAGTGTCCTCGCCGGCCGGGAGATCGTCGACGCGATGGCCGACCTCCCCGACGGCGTCGTCATCGGGGCGATCTCGCGCGGGGGCGACCTCGTGACCCCGCGCGGGACGACGACCATCCGGTCGGGCGATCACCTCGTCGTCTTCGTCGATTCGGCCGTGCTCGAGGAGGTCTTCGAGCTGATCTAG
- a CDS encoding cation:proton antiporter, with product MSQIALAADFAIIVVVATAVGIIARQTGQPTIIAYILTGIILGPVLFDVVTDEGLVDLMAELGLGFLLFLLGMKMRFDDIREILRPITNVAIGQTVLQTALAFLVAWALGFGTTEILVIALATVFGATPIIVKILTDKDEITSLPGKIDVGVLIVQDIYLVIVLALFAADSLDNATEIATTLGVIFVMMTFIGIFSIASSRYLLPRLFRRIADNKDVFLIVAIAWAFLFIAIAEGFDLSVEVGAFLAGISLAQLPYSKELEDRITPITDFFILVFFASIGLQIEGVEALLFYWQEAIIASLVLMIGNFWIMFYLIDREGFTVETSFLGSINMVQVSEFSLVVGALAFAQGYIESEILGYLSLMALLTMSVSTYIVMYNHEIYERVGPWFSRFESEGKQDTELGEYRDHAIAIGYDEVTERALPLLEEEYGQVVVIDRKTEHVEALEAEGRFDYIFGDFRHSEVRKAANLKNARFVLSSSVQVEVNRALLEEVSDDAMVFVEAERINDARTLYDLGAAYVVMSTYLTAEKLSDYLERYFTDEETFSEAIEADIERIRRKGRQRMDLERDGLEAADTRGEIDG from the coding sequence ATGAGCCAGATTGCTCTCGCCGCGGACTTCGCGATCATCGTCGTCGTAGCGACCGCCGTCGGGATCATCGCCCGACAGACCGGTCAGCCGACGATCATCGCCTACATTCTCACCGGAATCATCCTCGGCCCAGTCTTATTCGACGTCGTCACCGACGAGGGGCTCGTCGACCTCATGGCCGAACTCGGACTCGGATTTCTCCTCTTTCTGCTCGGGATGAAGATGCGCTTTGACGACATTCGGGAGATCCTGCGTCCAATCACTAACGTCGCCATCGGCCAGACGGTCCTCCAGACCGCGCTGGCGTTTCTCGTGGCGTGGGCGCTGGGCTTCGGCACGACCGAAATCCTCGTCATCGCGCTCGCGACCGTCTTCGGCGCGACGCCGATCATCGTCAAGATCCTCACCGACAAGGACGAGATCACGTCGCTCCCGGGGAAGATCGACGTCGGCGTCCTCATCGTCCAGGACATCTACCTCGTGATCGTCCTCGCGCTGTTCGCGGCCGATTCACTCGACAACGCCACCGAGATCGCCACGACCCTCGGCGTCATCTTCGTCATGATGACGTTCATCGGGATCTTCTCGATCGCCTCCTCTCGCTACCTCCTTCCACGGCTGTTCCGGAGAATTGCGGACAACAAGGACGTCTTCCTGATCGTCGCCATCGCGTGGGCGTTTCTGTTCATCGCCATCGCCGAGGGCTTCGACCTCTCTGTCGAGGTCGGCGCGTTCCTCGCTGGCATCAGCCTCGCACAGTTACCCTACAGCAAGGAACTCGAGGATCGTATCACGCCGATCACCGACTTCTTCATCCTCGTGTTCTTCGCGAGCATCGGCCTCCAGATCGAGGGCGTAGAGGCGCTGCTTTTCTACTGGCAAGAGGCGATCATCGCCTCGCTCGTGCTGATGATCGGGAACTTCTGGATCATGTTCTACCTCATCGATCGGGAAGGGTTCACCGTCGAGACGTCCTTCCTCGGGTCGATCAACATGGTCCAGGTCAGCGAGTTCTCGCTGGTCGTCGGCGCGCTCGCGTTCGCCCAGGGATACATCGAATCCGAGATCCTCGGCTACCTGAGCCTGATGGCGCTGCTGACGATGAGCGTCTCGACGTACATCGTCATGTACAACCACGAGATCTACGAGCGCGTAGGACCGTGGTTCAGCCGATTCGAGTCGGAAGGGAAACAGGACACCGAACTCGGGGAGTACCGAGATCACGCGATCGCCATCGGCTACGACGAGGTCACAGAGCGCGCGCTCCCGCTGCTCGAGGAGGAGTACGGCCAGGTCGTCGTCATCGACCGAAAGACCGAACACGTCGAAGCGCTCGAGGCCGAAGGACGGTTCGACTACATCTTCGGGGACTTCCGACACAGCGAGGTCCGCAAAGCGGCGAACCTCAAAAACGCCCGGTTCGTGCTCAGTTCGAGCGTCCAGGTCGAGGTGAACCGGGCGTTGCTCGAGGAGGTGAGCGACGACGCGATGGTGTTCGTCGAGGCCGAACGAATCAACGACGCACGCACCCTCTACGACCTAGGTGCAGCCTACGTCGTCATGAGCACGTACCTGACCGCCGAGAAGCTGAGCGACTACCTCGAGCGGTACTTCACGGACGAGGAGACGTTCAGCGAGGCGATCGAGGCGGACATCGAACGGATCCGCCGGAAGGGACGCCAGCGGATGGACCTCGAGCGCGATGGGCTCGAGGCAGCCGACACGCGAGGTGAGATCGATGGCTGA
- a CDS encoding cation:proton antiporter — MADLVIALAAIFVSAGVLLLVANHFGLSPVPFYIIAGLITGTLGFAQADIVELAQWGIAFLVFVFGIQVNFGDLQSVLRDGETAAVTQLVVVAPIAFGVGFLFGELYGFDAPVRNAIYFAAAATLSSTIVGAGLLKEEIRDNLVHGRLASSIHFFDDLVAIALVLILSVEVFTAEAVTSSIGYGVLFLAAALLIYRHGYPLLIRLAEGFEELILMGSISILIAFIAAAELVGISIVVGAFAAGIAVRSEGAEALGVRNGIESIKDFFVAIFFVTIGALVSIPTVETFVVAAVLIGLVLFVNPFVLLLAFTYEGYDSRTAFLASSNLNQVSEFALVIAIQAWLLGTITDTVFEAIILAAAVTMILTSFAREFKEVIYESVVQRLVGERQTRKIDERSYVPEGLDDHVVVLGYGRQGRRIVETLERLDQPYVVMDNDPVLWDDMRAECRHYVFGDAMSQYPWENARADSARLIISTVDHRPVSETVLDLETDADVILRCRSSREASELLDAGATYVNVPNVLASDQLVDTIEAVFDDETSKAQIKRDHLDRLVTLERYGFTTRFDRQ; from the coding sequence ATGGCTGACCTCGTCATCGCGCTCGCGGCCATCTTCGTCTCGGCGGGAGTCCTGTTGCTCGTCGCGAACCACTTCGGGCTCTCGCCGGTGCCGTTTTACATCATCGCCGGGCTGATCACCGGGACGCTCGGCTTCGCGCAGGCGGACATCGTCGAACTCGCCCAGTGGGGGATCGCCTTCCTCGTGTTCGTCTTCGGCATCCAGGTCAACTTCGGCGACCTCCAGTCGGTCCTCAGAGACGGTGAAACCGCCGCGGTTACGCAACTGGTCGTCGTCGCGCCGATCGCCTTCGGCGTCGGTTTCCTGTTCGGCGAGCTGTACGGGTTCGACGCACCCGTCCGCAACGCCATCTACTTCGCCGCGGCCGCGACGCTGAGCTCGACGATCGTCGGCGCGGGCCTCCTCAAAGAGGAGATCCGCGACAATCTCGTCCACGGCCGGCTGGCGTCGTCGATCCACTTCTTCGACGACCTCGTCGCGATCGCGCTCGTGTTGATCCTCTCGGTCGAGGTGTTCACCGCCGAGGCCGTCACCTCGAGTATCGGCTACGGCGTCCTCTTTCTCGCCGCCGCGCTGTTGATCTACCGACACGGCTACCCCCTGCTGATCAGGCTCGCCGAGGGGTTCGAGGAGCTCATCCTGATGGGGAGCATCTCGATCCTGATCGCGTTCATCGCGGCGGCGGAGCTGGTCGGCATCTCGATCGTCGTCGGCGCGTTCGCCGCCGGCATCGCCGTCCGGAGCGAGGGTGCAGAGGCGCTGGGTGTCAGAAACGGGATCGAGTCGATCAAGGACTTCTTCGTCGCCATCTTCTTCGTCACGATCGGGGCGCTCGTCTCGATCCCCACCGTGGAGACGTTCGTCGTCGCCGCTGTACTGATCGGACTCGTGCTCTTCGTCAACCCGTTCGTCCTCCTCCTGGCGTTCACCTACGAGGGATACGACTCACGGACCGCGTTCCTCGCGAGCTCCAACCTCAACCAGGTGAGTGAGTTCGCACTCGTCATCGCCATCCAGGCGTGGCTCCTCGGGACGATCACGGACACCGTCTTCGAGGCGATCATCCTCGCCGCCGCGGTGACGATGATCCTCACGTCGTTCGCCCGGGAGTTCAAGGAGGTGATCTACGAGTCGGTGGTCCAGCGACTCGTCGGCGAGCGACAGACCAGAAAGATCGACGAACGCAGTTACGTTCCCGAAGGGCTCGACGATCACGTCGTCGTCCTCGGCTACGGTCGCCAGGGACGGCGGATCGTCGAGACGCTCGAGCGACTCGACCAGCCGTACGTCGTCATGGACAACGACCCGGTCCTCTGGGACGACATGCGAGCGGAGTGTCGACACTACGTCTTCGGCGACGCGATGTCGCAGTATCCGTGGGAGAACGCCCGCGCCGATTCGGCGAGGCTGATCATTTCGACGGTCGATCACCGACCGGTTTCGGAGACGGTGCTCGACCTCGAGACGGACGCCGACGTGATCCTCCGGTGTCGGTCCTCGCGTGAAGCTAGCGAGCTGCTCGATGCGGGTGCAACGTACGTCAACGTCCCGAACGTCCTGGCGAGCGATCAGCTGGTCGATACCATCGAGGCGGTGTTCGACGACGAGACGTCGAAAGCCCAGATCAAGCGCGATCACCTCGACAGGCTGGTTACGCTCGAGCGATACGGATTCACGACGCGATTCGACCGGCAGTGA